The proteins below come from a single Aegilops tauschii subsp. strangulata cultivar AL8/78 chromosome 6, Aet v6.0, whole genome shotgun sequence genomic window:
- the LOC109769930 gene encoding protein FAR1-RELATED SEQUENCE 5, whose product MVVNPTVGASFDSIDEAYEFYNLYSWECGFGVHLSSSRMNVDRKRCMQEIVCACAGKPLKENTKSARCGCTAMIRLLRSSDNGWYISEHKEDHNHPLSLTCGEKMHWKSHRHIDRYAKDLVKQLHDNNVGLRKVFSIVGSFFGSVENVSSTKRSLKTLCWKLNKEQSDFDAMKTIDILSEMKANDPDFNYIVQVDDESRIKTLMWVTSRGCDQYRCFGDVITFDMTYRTNLHDMPFGMFVGVNNDFQSIIFGGVMLRDEKEDTFKCVFREFIHMVGGSTQKRFSQIRLDQWKLLLELSYQTQCTGSVNGMFCRRLKSRWGHFGARKVISN is encoded by the exons ATGGTTGTGAATCCAACAGTTGGGGCATCGTTCGACTCGATTGATGAGGCGTACGAGTTCTACAATCTATATTCGTGGGAGTGTGGTTTTGGTGTCCACCTTTCGTCGAGCAGGATGAACGTTGATAGGAAGAGATGCATGCAAGAGATTGTATGCGCATGTGCG GGCAAGCCACTGAAGGAGAACACCAAATCAGCGAGATGTGGATGCACGGCTATGATTAGGCTACTTAGATCTAGTGATAATGGCTGGTACATATCAGAACATAAAGAAGATCATAATCACCCATTGTCTCTGACGTGTGGAGAGAAAATGCATTGGAAATCACATAGGCATATTGACCGGTACGCGAAGGACCTGGTAAAGCAACTACACGACAACAATGTAGGGCTTCGCAAGGTGTTCAGCATAGTTGGTAGTTTCTTTGGATCAGTGGAGAATGTTTCGTCCACAAAACGCTCTTTGAAAACTCTATGTTGGAAGCTTAACAAGGAGCAATCTGATTTTGATGCGATGAAGACGATAGACATTTTGTCAGAGATGAAAGCAAACGACCCTGATTTCAATTATATAGTTCAGGTAGATGATGAGAGTCGGATTAAAACTTTGATGTGGGTGACTAGCAGGGGTTGTGATCAGTATAGGTGTTTTGGGGATGTGATCACGTTTGACATGACATACCGGACAAACCTGCATGACATGCCATTTGGCATGTTTGTCGGAGTAAATAACGACTTTCAGAGTATAATCTTCGGTGGTGTGATGCTTAGAGATGAAAAGGAGGACACCTTCAAATGTGTTTTCAGAGAATTCATTCACATGGTGGGGGGAAGCACCCAAAAACGATTCTCACAG ATCAGGCTAGATCAATGGAAATTGCTATTGGAGTTGAGTTACCAAACTCAGTGCACCGGTAGTGTAAATGGCATGTTCTGCAGAAGGCTAAAGAGTCGATGGGGACACTTTGGAGCAAGAAAAGTGATTTCAAATTAG